A stretch of Dysidea avara chromosome 5, odDysAvar1.4, whole genome shotgun sequence DNA encodes these proteins:
- the LOC136256754 gene encoding uncharacterized protein yields MGKPYRAPDPPPLPKVRVAESSPFTVTGVDFTGALYVKVGGQERKVYICLFTCAATRAVYLEVVSDLTVDTFLLAFRRFSSRKSLPRKMISDNASTYLAAAEDLQRLFESESLKGALEFQNVTWDFIPKRAPWYGGFWERMIGITKQSVKKTLGRAFVTLEQLETIIVEIETMLNDRPLTYVTVSSDFADLEPLTPSHLLYGRRIRPVPHPLDNPEELNDPDFLDADNIKRRVDKQAHLIEQFWTRWKRQYLTSLREFNKILGHNKQAIKLGDVVIVHDDKPRMQ; encoded by the coding sequence ATGGGGAAACCCTATAGAGCTCCAGACCCCCCTCCACTGCCTAAGGTACGTGTCGCAGAATCTTCACCGTTTACGGTGACAGGTGTAGACTTTACTGGTGCCCTATATGTCAAGGTAGGGGGACAAGAGAGAAAGGTGTACATCTGTCTTTTCACATGTGCTGCCACAAGAGCAGTGTATCTCGAAGTTGTTAGCGACCTTACCGTGGATACTTTCCTGTTAGCCTTTCGAAGATTTTCTTCAAGAAAATCCCTACCACGCAAGATGATTTCGGACAATGCGTCCACGTACCTCGCTGCCGCGGAGGATTTACAAAGATTGTTTGAATCAGAGTCACTGAAAGGAGCATTAGAATTTCAGAATGTAACTTGGGATTTCATTCCCAAGCGTGCTCCCTGGTATGGAGGATTCTGGGAACGCATGATAGGGATAACCAAgcaatcagtgaagaaaacGCTTGGAAGAGCCTTTGTTACTCTGGAACAACTTGAGACTATTATTGTGGAAATCGAAACCATGTTGAATGATAGGCCACTGACCTATGTTACTGTATCGTCTGATTTTGCTGATCTGGAGCCGCTTACTCCCTCTCATCTACTATATGGCAGGAGAATCCGCCCTGTTCCTCACCCGCTAGATAATCCAGAAGAGTTAAATGATCCAGACTTCCTTGATGCTGACAACATAAAGAGGAGAGTAGACAAACAAGCACATCTTATTGAGCAGTTTTGGACACGTTGGAAAAGACAATACTTAACttccttgagagagttcaacaaGATTTTGGGACACAACAAACAAGCTATCAAACTAGGCGATGTTGTGATTGTACATGACGACAAGCCAAGAATGCAATGA
- the LOC136256898 gene encoding uncharacterized protein — translation MQAVLVSVSLLVLIVNSHPICTSGGSENASVMDQSCTDNITAGMMFLDKWLDLSDNSKGIDQLRRRSRNSVASIILTLQSQNSTKFHDCLEDYVNMTSCNSSSCYNDTSITTIRHFFNAYLMHKLYVKHLVGLGEVKLLIRDWLQPPTAVDTYNNLTKLLNILNYNVKNLGQLLNTTCHGCTRNCSKLTGMAASLVSKMSHCNNPIHSVVFTITSHSEKLYKVVKRLKHVVDDQSSSNKEMNNPQTSIAENVDSLCWCN, via the exons ATGCAAGCTGTCTTAGTTTCTGTCTCGTTGCTGGTACTAATAGTGAATTCTCATCCTATATGTACTTCTGGAGGTAGTGAAAATGCTAGTGTGATGGATCAATCCTGTACTGATAACATCACTGCTGGTATGATGTTCTTGGATAAGTGGTTGGATCTGAGTGATAATTCTAAAGGAATTGATCAACTTCGTCGTCGTAGTAGAAACAGTGTGGCCAGTATAATACTTACACTACAAAGCCAAAACTCTACAAAG TTTCATGACTGCTTAGAGGATTATGTAAATATGACATCATGTAACAGTTCTTCATGCTATAATGACACATCCATCACTACTATCAGACACTTCTTCAATGCTTACTTGATGCATAAACTTTATGTTAAGCATCTAGTTGGACTAGGCGAGGTTAAGCTACTAATAAGGGATTGGCTACAGCCGCCAACTGCAGTTGATACTTATAACAATCTTACCAAGCTATTGAACATTCTAAATTACAATGTCAAGAACCTCGGTCAACTG CTGAACACAACTTGTCATGGTTGTACAAGAAATTGCTCAAAATTAACTGGGATGGCTGCATCACTTGTCTCTAAAATGAGTCACTGTAACAATCCTATCCACAGTGTAGTATTTACTATAACTTCACACTCAGAGAAATTGTATAAAGTGGTAAAGAGATTGAAACATGTGGTTGATGACCAATCAAGTAGTAACAAAGAAATGAACAATCCACAAACCTCTATTGCTGAAAATGTTGACAGTCTTTGTTGGTGCAACTAG